Proteins encoded together in one Euzebyales bacterium window:
- the prmC gene encoding peptide chain release factor N(5)-glutamine methyltransferase produces MIVAPPTVAAALDEITGRLADAGIDSPRTEARWLVRHVLGWSAAELVRRSADVLDADKAAALDRLVDRRASREPLQLVFGATGFRAHDLMLRPGVFVPRPETELLVELALELLPTGAIVVEPCTGSGAVACAIAVERPDVQVIATDVDDAAVALAVDNAARLGVDVDVRPGDLLEPVPDALQGTVDVLISNPPYLAEDELADVPPEVADWDPSTALIAGPTGHEVSDRLIALAMEWLRPGGWLLLELDERRVGQAADHAQAAGLSAVGALADLTGRLRFVRARRP; encoded by the coding sequence CACCGGACGGCTCGCGGACGCGGGGATCGACTCGCCGCGCACTGAGGCCCGGTGGCTGGTCCGCCACGTGCTGGGGTGGTCGGCGGCGGAGCTGGTGCGCCGGTCGGCAGACGTCCTCGACGCCGACAAAGCCGCCGCACTCGACCGCCTCGTCGACCGCCGCGCCTCGCGCGAGCCGCTCCAGCTGGTGTTCGGTGCGACCGGCTTCCGAGCGCACGACCTGATGCTGCGTCCGGGCGTCTTCGTGCCCCGGCCCGAGACGGAGCTGCTCGTCGAGCTCGCGCTCGAGCTGCTGCCCACCGGTGCCATCGTGGTCGAGCCCTGCACAGGCAGTGGCGCGGTGGCGTGCGCCATCGCAGTCGAGCGCCCGGACGTGCAGGTCATCGCAACCGATGTGGATGACGCCGCCGTCGCGCTCGCCGTCGACAACGCCGCCCGCCTCGGCGTCGACGTCGACGTGCGACCGGGGGATCTGCTGGAACCGGTGCCCGACGCGCTGCAGGGCACGGTGGACGTGCTGATCTCCAATCCGCCGTACCTGGCCGAGGACGAGCTCGCGGACGTGCCTCCGGAGGTAGCCGACTGGGATCCCTCCACCGCGCTGATCGCCGGTCCGACCGGCCACGAGGTCTCGGACCGATTGATCGCACTGGCGATGGAGTGGCTGCGCCCCGGCGGATGGCTGCTGCTCGAACTCGACGAACGACGGGTCGGCCAGGCCGCTGACCACGCGCAGGCGGCGGGACTCTCCGCTGTCGGCGCTCTGGCCGACCTGACGGGCCGCCTGCGCTTCGTCCGGGCGCGCAGACCTTGA